One stretch of Trichocoleus sp. DNA includes these proteins:
- a CDS encoding LamG domain-containing protein — protein MTFKRNASGQLQFDQIERVSPIGEWFLALEGSESSESPLLLWKTVEPTPAKDGIVIRDLELAFTLFETNWTIALSPLTFRQGDTDLQQTYTFSNPSPAALLPDRTTLKLDLDKGNHALDFFLQVRLGDLSLPRSTFAARIHFPLLPNTSAISAESVSLFGGLKLIPSDAQPIVVEWLNGGGLRIKQPTLLKADQPALKIIQACRTTNELTIEAWIQLEPNQMVAKGLTPIVTLSSDPNNRYFTLAQGRNDDKPGNLFTIRLRSDSNTNSNGTLLNGSAPIATNPGSAKSGLSHLVFTRRADGLMKVYIDGQEQASNTVPNKLFPVYANQNTDQTFRFGLANEIVGDRPWLGDYRQIAIFNRALPATEVKQRFDRGVGSASRGQQRLAYPWSTVGLQIFTGNLSQAKPNLQVAHHAAATELPARLRVGNQANPLPVNLAVSPYLGLEFRPVLPNQKAQLRLLTAELLCLNRTTGKFLPAASHMWAVAETNTESQAPSSATYYSTSQTWARETHSRLCPNSPIAILRFRELQEMVQEIDPANAQTTNKQPIDPLLTTYRFALVTDLEQPRRLVKHVVQLRSTVAQLRFREGQLGAFTMPTAIKPFELAPPQVTAYSQFT, from the coding sequence GTGACGTTTAAGCGCAATGCCTCCGGGCAGCTTCAGTTTGACCAGATTGAGCGAGTTTCGCCGATCGGGGAATGGTTCCTGGCGCTGGAGGGCAGTGAGTCTTCAGAGTCTCCGCTCTTGCTATGGAAAACGGTTGAACCGACTCCGGCAAAAGATGGCATCGTCATCCGCGATCTGGAACTGGCGTTTACGCTGTTTGAAACAAACTGGACGATCGCCCTCAGTCCACTCACATTCCGTCAAGGAGATACGGATCTTCAACAGACCTACACTTTCTCCAATCCCAGCCCAGCCGCCCTATTGCCCGATCGCACGACGCTGAAACTGGATCTCGATAAGGGTAACCATGCGCTTGATTTCTTCCTGCAAGTCCGACTTGGTGATCTCAGTTTGCCCCGATCGACTTTTGCGGCTCGAATCCATTTTCCCCTGTTGCCCAATACGTCTGCTATTTCCGCAGAATCGGTGTCTTTATTCGGTGGCTTGAAGCTAATTCCCTCTGATGCTCAACCGATCGTTGTTGAGTGGCTGAATGGAGGTGGACTCCGAATCAAGCAACCCACCTTGCTTAAAGCAGACCAGCCTGCGCTCAAAATTATTCAAGCCTGTCGCACCACTAATGAACTGACGATCGAAGCCTGGATTCAGCTAGAACCGAATCAAATGGTGGCAAAAGGGCTGACCCCGATCGTGACGCTATCGAGCGACCCCAACAACCGCTATTTCACCCTGGCACAAGGCAGAAACGACGATAAACCGGGCAATCTATTCACCATTCGGCTCCGCAGCGACAGCAACACCAATTCGAACGGCACTTTACTCAACGGTTCTGCGCCGATCGCCACCAATCCTGGCTCAGCAAAATCAGGTCTGTCTCATCTGGTCTTTACCCGTCGGGCAGATGGGCTAATGAAGGTCTACATTGACGGGCAGGAGCAAGCCAGCAATACAGTTCCAAACAAACTTTTCCCGGTTTACGCCAATCAAAATACTGACCAGACCTTCCGCTTTGGTTTAGCAAATGAAATTGTGGGCGATCGTCCCTGGCTGGGTGACTATCGACAGATTGCCATTTTTAATCGTGCCTTACCTGCAACCGAGGTCAAACAACGGTTCGATCGGGGGGTTGGTTCCGCTTCACGCGGTCAACAGCGGCTTGCTTATCCCTGGTCTACGGTAGGACTGCAAATTTTTACGGGTAATCTGTCTCAGGCAAAGCCCAACCTACAAGTTGCCCATCATGCAGCAGCAACAGAACTCCCGGCTCGTCTGCGCGTTGGCAATCAAGCAAATCCGCTCCCGGTGAATTTAGCAGTCAGCCCCTATCTGGGTTTAGAATTTCGCCCTGTTTTACCCAACCAAAAAGCCCAACTACGATTACTCACCGCCGAACTGCTTTGCCTCAATCGCACCACCGGAAAGTTCCTTCCTGCTGCCAGCCATATGTGGGCAGTTGCCGAAACAAACACCGAAAGCCAAGCACCATCTTCAGCAACCTATTACAGCACAAGCCAAACCTGGGCACGCGAAACCCACAGTCGTCTCTGTCCCAATTCTCCGATCGCCATTCTGCGCTTCCGCGAACTACAAGAAATGGTGCAAGAAATCGATCCAGCGAATGCTCAGACAACAAATAAACAACCGATCGATCCGCTACTCACAACTTACCGCTTTGCCCTGGTAACTGACCTGGAGCAACCCCGA